The sequence below is a genomic window from Thermoanaerobaculum aquaticum.
TGGGCGCGGGCGGTGTTGGTTTGGGAAGGATCGGCAGCCCGGGAGAGCACCACCACCTGGGCGCCCTGCTCGGCAGCCGCAAGCGCTGCCGCCAGACCGGCCACGCCGCTGCCCAGCACCAGCACCTGGGTGTGGTGGCGATCCTCAAGCTTCATGCCACCACCTCCATGGAGCAGTCCAAAGCGGGGGCAGAATGGGTGATGGCCCCCACCGACACGAAGTCCACGCCGGTGAGCGCCACAGCCCGCACGTTTTCCAGGTGCACCCCTCCCGAAGCCTCAAGGACGGCTTTGCCTTTGGCCTTTGCCACGGCTTGCCGCAAGGTGGGGAGGTCCATGTTGTCCAAAAGCAAATGGGGAACGTGGCACGCTAAGGCCTCGTCCACCTGCTCCAGGCTGGCGCACTCCACGATGAGCGGCACCTTTTCCCCCCAGACTTCCCGCACCCGCGCCACCGCTTGGGTGATGGAACCGCAGGCGGCAATGTGGGTGTCCTTGATC
It includes:
- a CDS encoding FAD-dependent oxidoreductase yields the protein MKLEDRHHTQVLVLGSGVAGLAAALAAAEQGAQVVVLSRAADPSQTNTARA